Within the Tachysurus fulvidraco isolate hzauxx_2018 chromosome 3, HZAU_PFXX_2.0, whole genome shotgun sequence genome, the region ATTATTTTCCACATATAATTATTTTCGCATGTTTACTTGAAGTCACGATTgtatagcatagcataacaCGGTGAAGAACATATTATCACATGTCAAATGTGTATAATTTTTCCATAAGGTCACAGAGATTATACACTGTGTTTCTTAGATATGAATTATTGACTTCAGTgctattatttacagaaatattttggaCTTGTTCTAACTTGAGATATCTGACCTTTAATCACTTTGTCTGCCCAGAGCTTCCTTCTAATGAAACAGTATCACAAAACCATTCAGAAGTGCTAATTAAGACCCAACAGACACAGCTGGCTAATGCTGTGCAGTACATTTGGGAAACAGGAGAGGACAAATACATGTTTCGCTACTTCCATGCAGGATTCTGGAAATCCTGTGAGAAACATGCTGATGGTAAGAGAACCCCTACCAAGCAAAATCTGAAGAATTTGAGGAGAGAAAGATGGAATATGAAAGAATTAGCAATGGAATACACATCACAATTCCAACGTAAATGCCTATATATGGAAATGTTTTAGTAATGTATATTACAAGGAAATGCTTTGACTGTTATTCTACAGGGGAACGATGTCGCAGGTTTTTAGATCTGACTCCTGAAGATACACATGGTAAGAAAATATTAAGAatcagtatctatctatctgaaaAGTTATAGATTTATATAGATATGTATGCGTGAATCCTCTTACTTTTTTATCTGTTGAAGGTGTTCTCTGGTTGTCTATGATATCTGAGTTCATATACATCGGTCTGTTGGGGACAGGTTTTCTGCTGATGTGGTTGGAGGTTCTTTGTATGAATAAAGAAATGTATGCACTCAAAATCAACGCATTTGCAGCCTTATGCACTGTGCTTTCAGGTACGAGGTGAAGCtagtgttttctgttattttttgtttcataaACATCTGCAAAAAGATttccatgtttttgtttttcctattTGGAGCTTTACAGTATGTCCCTCGCATTTCTTTCTCAGGCCTAACTGGAATGATGGCCCACATGATGTACACCACAGTTTTCCAGGTGACTGTGATTATAGGACCCAAAGCCTGGAGACCTCAGAACTGGGACTATGGCTGGTCTTTTGCGTGAGTGTACTCATTCTTTTCTTTAATACTCATTACAGTGTACATACGCAATGACACATGGGTAAATTCACAATAGAATTTCCATTTACAATGATTAAAAGtttattgaaattatttttgcTGATATCCTAAAACAATTCAATTACTAAATTTACAAATAGAGGAAAACACTCTGTATAAtagaaatgttaataaatagacaaatacAGGTAATACAAAGTACAGTGCATCACAAACAAATATTGAATATATAGGACATATtgtataatctaatctaatcttaaaataatctaatataatataacataaaataagACTGAATTTTGTATTGTACACAGGAGTTATTTCTGGTGTTCTTTCAGTCCCTTGTCATTTCCAGACTGGACTCCTGTAGCTTGCTAATGGCAAATTTGTCTCTGAGCCCCATTTAGCCTCTGCAACTGATCCAGAATGCACCtttgtgatttgttttcaacaatCCTAAATTCTCCTTCCCCAGCCCACTGCTACACTATTTCCTTTGGCTTCTTGTAGCTGCctacagataaacactgatgcttgacCACAAAACCAAAAATGGACAAACACTCTCTAAACTTAAAGCACTTTATTACTCCCCTAACTGCAAcatgctccctcagatcctccagcactgcttgactggtcccaccatcttaCAGGGTACAAGGTAGGTAGGCATCACGACTCTTCTCTCTTTTGGCAACTAGGTGGTGGAGTGACCTTCCTCAGGATGTCCAAACAGCACAGGGTCACTTACTGTCTTCAAACAATGTCTAAAGTTCTAACGCTTCCTGAAGTATCATTAACACTTAAAAGTTTCATGGTATATTATTTCTCAACCGAGTTTAAAATGATGGGCCAGTActcatttctcatttcattGAGAAAGACTTccaagcacttctgtaagttgcTCTGAGTGAGACATCTCACAAACGGTGTTGCTGGACTGTGTTGTGAATTCAGAGTTCAGATGTGAAATGGCTCTtaggaagaaactgttactaGGTTAGTAGTTAGTACAGTAGGTGTGAAGCCTTCCGGAATGGTAGGAGGAAGAACAGAGCTATTTTGAATAACTGTTATTGAGCCTTCTGTTCAATCCTGGTAGATTTTGTCAGAAGGCCCTCTAGAACACACTTTCAACACAAGATTTAGGGACAGCTTATTTCTCTTCAGACTTCTCAAGTGTTAAAGTTGTTGCTGTGCCACTATGAGACTTCTAGCCATGTTTTTCTACTCTTTCATCTCCTTCACTTACATCTCATTGatcatttattctttttccaCTTTAAAATTTTCATTATTAATTGTTTTCTTCGTTCCTTTTCAGCATGGCCTGGATGTCTTTTAGCTGCTGTATGGGTGCTGCTGTACTCACCTTCAACTCCTATACCAAGACTATCATTGAGATTCACCGTCGAAAGAGACTACAACTGGAGAAAACATGTGCAGCTCCTTCCTATGAGGAGGTGGTTTCAGGAGTTGGACTCTACTCTGTTAATGGCCTACAGCAGCCTTTTGTTGTGATTGATAGTATGTGGCTAGAGCATGAGCGTATGGAAATGAAGGCAGAAGTAGTGCTGATAGAAGGATGCAAACCTGAGGAGTGTGAGGACTGCGAGAGGGAGATGGATTACGTGGAAGAGGCCATAGACAGTGAGGAAACAGACTCACCTTCTTATTGAAACTTACGTAAATTGGCAGAAGTGAAATTCTAATGCTGAGGGTCTCTAAATGCAGAAGGCTTGACAAATGGAATGATGTTTCAGTCTGAACACGGAGTTCTCTTTTAAATGGAATATGATTAGATATTGAGTGGATTAAACTCGGATTGGATAAAAGCAAAAAGCATTAATTTCAGAATGTATGTGCTGTTATTTTTCTAGAACTGCTCTTGATCGGTAGTAGACATATTCCcat harbors:
- the si:ch211-149k23.9 gene encoding germ cell-specific gene 1-like protein — protein: MLEHMPRRSRSLLCLSLTSLALVLSILAFCTSYWCEGTQKVVKPLCLSPVKMEKCSQNNSERFAVGAVQPELPSNETVSQNHSEVLIKTQQTQLANAVQYIWETGEDKYMFRYFHAGFWKSCEKHADGERCRRFLDLTPEDTHGVLWLSMISEFIYIGLLGTGFLLMWLEVLCMNKEMYALKINAFAALCTVLSGLTGMMAHMMYTTVFQVTVIIGPKAWRPQNWDYGWSFAMAWMSFSCCMGAAVLTFNSYTKTIIEIHRRKRLQLEKTCAAPSYEEVVSGVGLYSVNGLQQPFVVIDSMWLEHERMEMKAEVVLIEGCKPEECEDCEREMDYVEEAIDSEETDSPSY